CAGAGGAACGTACCGGTACGTCAGGTTGTCGGTCTCGGCGGCCGCCGCGATTCCGGGCAGGAGCGCGACCAGGAGGGCCGCCGGGATGCCGACGGCGCGCCATGACCCATGGATCTTCCACCCCCGCCGATTCGACGTGGCCGCCTCCCGTCGCCGGCGCCCGCTCACGGTCTCCGACGTCGAAGTCGTGCGGCGTCGCGCTCGGGGTTTCGGGATTGCAGGAACCGGGCCGGGTTCCCGGGAGCCACCGCCGGGTGCCGAGCTCCGGGAGTTCAGCGCCGCCCGAGCAGGACGACCCCGCCCATGCGCCTCATTTCCTCGCGCCGGGCGGGCGAGCTGATGCGGGAGAAGAGCCGGTAGAGCCAGGCCATCTTCGGTTTGCGGTCGAGCCGAATCCCCTCCTCGATCGTGGAGCGGAACTCGAGCTCGTTCCATCCGTGGGGCTCGAAGAACCTCGTCCCTTCGGCCGGCGCGAAACGGAACGGTGCGTTGGCGGCGCCGACGTGCCTGCCGACCCTCCGGTCGAGCATTTTCTTGAGGCGCGGAGAGGCGAGGTCGATGAGCCAGAGGCGCATCGCCGGCTCGGCATGGAGGTCGTCGGAGAGAGAGGCCACCTGCTCCGGCGCGAGGTACGCGAGGAGACCTTCGGTCACGACGAGGACCGCCGCGGCGCCGTCCGCCGCGCGGGAGAAGAGCCGGCGTCGGGCATCGGGGTCGGACAGGTCGGCCGCCACCCGCTCGAGCGCGCAGACCGGCTCCTCGCCGGCGAGTTTCTCCTCCTTGTAGGCGATCATCGGCGGAAGATCGGCCTCGATCCAGCGAAGGGACCTCGGCAGCGGCAGCCGGTACGGACGGGCGTCGAGGCCGGCGGCGAGGTTGAGGACGCAATCCACGCCCTCCCGGGCGATCGACCCGAGGATGATCTCGTCCATCACCGCGGTGCGCACGATCATCGGCCAGGCGAGATCGCCGACCTTCATCCGGCGGACGATCTCTTCCCCGCGATCCGCGACGAGCGTCTTCGCGAGCGGATCCCGGAAGATCGCGTCCGGGCGCGCGCTCTCCATCACGCGGTACTGGGCGACCCAGAGCGCGGTGTCGGAGACGTTCTTCAGCGTCGGCTCGTCGGGCATGCGTGAATGATACGGGAGGCCACATGGGATTCACCGTAAGGTCCCGGATTCGTCACGAGTGAGAACCGCGTGCCGCCTGGAACGAGGACCCGTTCCGTCGAACGACCTCCACCCGATCGTGCCCGGGGGCTATCGCATCGCGGAGAGCTTTCGCCGAAGTAACCGGGGCGAAAGCTCCGCGATGCGGGAGCGGCGGCGAAGGGGGTGGCGGCGGCGCGGTCGAGTCGCTCGTTCGACGAGCCGTGCCGCCGTTACACGCTACCGGTCCCCGAGCCCGCTCCCGCGACGGTCAGTTGTGCCAGCGGATGTAGACGCCGTACCGATTCGCGTCGTAGTTCGCGAGCGATCCGGCGAGCGTCGCCTTTTCCTCGTACTTGTCCCGGTTCCACTCCCCGATGAGCGAAAAATTCTTCGCCACGTCGACGGCGGCGCGAACGGCCGCGCGATCGATCGTGAAGGGGAAAGAACCCTCGTTCTCGAAGCGGCCGACGGCGCCATCGATCGACACCGGCGCGAAGATCAGGGTCAGCCCGCCGTCGAACGACCGGCCGTTCTCGCGGTGGAACGACGTGTCGATCGAGAAGTCCTCGGGATGCCGGAAGAGGATCCGGCTGTCGGATTCGTACTTCTCGGCGGAAACTCGCAGGCGCAGGAACTTCGCCGGAGAGCCCTCCGCCTCGCCGCCGTACTGGCGGATCCTGGCGTCGTATCCGATCCCCGTGCGGTCGTTCGAGGCATCGATCTGCTCGCCGGTCAGGCTCAGGCGGAAGACGTCCTTGAGCGCCCAGGCGGCGCGGAGACGGTATCGGTCACGGTCCAGGAAGTCGGTGCGGACGACGGGATCGTCGGCACGGTCGCGACGCCAGTCGGCGCCGAGAGTCAGGCCGCTCGCGGTGAATTTCGCCCCGAGATCGAATCCGTTGATCCGCCGGTCGAAGGAACCGTCCTGCGCGCCGGGAACGACGATCTCTTCCGGCCCTTCGACGACGGTCACGCGCTGCTTGTTCTGGGAGCCGCCGGCGAAGACCGAGAGCCCTCCGAACGCCCGCGCATCGACCCGCGCGTCGAAGATCTCGTCCGTGCGCTCGACCGAGGTCTTCGCCTCGATCGTCTGGAGGAGATCGCGCGGATCGAGACCCGCAAACGTCACCGTCTGGAGATACAGATCCGAAATCAGCGCGAATCCGTCGAGCTCCTGGTGATTCTTCGACCAACCCGCGGAGAGGTCGATCCCGTCGGCGAGATTCGCCTCGACGCGGCCGCTCCCCCGCCATGCCGTGTTCTCGGCGCGCGAGGAGATCGTGTCGGTCAGGCCGGCGAAGATCCGGCTGATCCCGAAGGAGACGAGGTTCCCCGCGAAGTCCTCGCGCTCCGTGACGTCGGCTTCCGCGGCCGCGCGCACGTACGAGCCGATGAGCTTCACGCGACTGCCCAGGCGCGCCGCGACGGCGGCGTTCGTGATCGGCGTGTTCGCGTCGTTCTTGGTCGTGCGATGGAAGTTGTCGAGCGACACGGGAACGCCCAGCACCGTTCCGGAGCCGTTGC
The sequence above is a segment of the Thermoanaerobaculia bacterium genome. Coding sequences within it:
- a CDS encoding class I SAM-dependent methyltransferase; protein product: MPDEPTLKNVSDTALWVAQYRVMESARPDAIFRDPLAKTLVADRGEEIVRRMKVGDLAWPMIVRTAVMDEIILGSIAREGVDCVLNLAAGLDARPYRLPLPRSLRWIEADLPPMIAYKEEKLAGEEPVCALERVAADLSDPDARRRLFSRAADGAAAVLVVTEGLLAYLAPEQVASLSDDLHAEPAMRLWLIDLASPRLKKMLDRRVGRHVGAANAPFRFAPAEGTRFFEPHGWNELEFRSTIEEGIRLDRKPKMAWLYRLFSRISSPARREEMRRMGGVVLLGRR